The Meiothermus sp. CFH 77666 genome segment TCGCCAGCAGGTTGGTGCGTCCACTCCCCAGCCCCATCAGCACCAGCATGAACAACAAGCGCCAATCGTAGGTGGTGTTGTGGGCTCGCAGATCGGGTACTTCCATCAGGTAGGGAATCGGGCTGGGGATCTGTATGGTCGTCTTCATGCAGAATTATGATAAAAGCCTGACCCTGCTGGTACTGGCTTGTTTCATGGCCTTATTATGCTGGAATATTGATTAACAGACCACTCAGCCAGTCCTGAGCCACTTTCCAACTGCTTCTTCGACAGTTCAGCCTCAAACTCCTGGCAGAAATCATCCACATCACAGAACAACTCGAGTAGAGATATGCTCATATTGACCTCCTCGTTGGCTTGGGCAGTTGCCAGATTGCACCCTTAGCCTACTTGGAGGTCTTTCTTTTCTCTACCTGCACGACTTTTTCTTCTCTTCTCTATCTCCGAACTGGCGCTATGATGAATGTATCTGTACCGGCATTTGTACAACTATGTGCTAATCCTGCGGCGCAATCACGAACGCCGAGGCGATTTCGTCTTTATCGCTCAGGTTCATCACCTTTACGCCACTGGTGGCCCGTCCGTACTGCGCGATGCTGGCAACATTGGTGCGGATGGCGATGCCCCGGCGTGAGAGCACCAGCAGGTCTTCGTTGCCCTGTACGCGCATGAGGGCTGCCAGTTGCCCCACTTTTTCGTTGGTGTTGAAGGTGATGACGCCCATACCACCCCGGCCTTGCAGGGGATATTCCGAGACCGGGGTGCGTTTGCCGTAGCCGTAGGTGCCCACCGCCAGCACCTCCCCTTCCTCGCCTTTGGGCAGAATGACCAGCGAAACCACGCGGTCGTCGCGGCCTTCTTTGAAGCGGATGCCCGTAACGCCCTGGCTGGCCCGCCCGGTAGCGCGCACATCGGAGAGCTCGAAACGGATGGCCTGGCCGCTTTGCGTGGCGAGCATAACCTGGTCGCCCTCCTGGGCTATGGCCACCCCCACCAGCGCGTCGTTTTCCACCAGATTTATGGCAATAAGCCCGGCGCTGCTCAGGTTCTGGTACTCCTTAATCTCGGTTTTCTTTACCAGGCCATCCCTGGTGGCAAACACAAAGTAGCCTTCCTGGGTCAGGTCGCGTACGTTTAGGAGAGCTGCCACCTCTTCGCCTTCTTGCAAGGGCAGCAGACTGACCACGTGGGTACCCCGGGCCTGGCGGCCGGCCTCGGGTAGCTCGTGAACTTTCTCGCCATAGACCCGGCCCCGGTTGGTAAAGATCAAGAGGGTGTCGTGCATGGAGGCCACAAACACCGAGATGGCCTCGTCTTCTTCCTTGGTTTTGCCGGCCTGGGCCCCCACCCCGCCACGCCCCTGCGCCCGGTAGGCCTCGAGGGGGGTGCGCTTCATAAAGCCCTGGCTGGTCAGGGTGATGACCATAGGCTCATCTTCGATCAGGTCTTCGATGCTGAAGCCCTCCTCGAACTCGGTGATCTGGGTGCGGCGCTGGTCACCGTACTTCTTCTTGATGTCCAGGAGCTCGCTCTTAACCACCCGCCACAGCCGTTTCTGATCGCCCAAAATGGCCTCGAGGCGGCCAATTTCCTCCATCAGCTCGCGGTACTCCTCTTGCAGCTTGTCGCGCTCCAGACCCACCAACCGTTGCAAGCGCATGTCCAGGATGGCCTGGGCTTGAATTTCGGTCAGACTGAACCGACTCATCAAGCCGCTGCGGGCCTCGGCGGCATCCTGCGAGGCGCGAATCAGGGCGATGACCTCGTCAATGTGGTCGAGGGCAATCAGCAGCCCTTCCAGGATGTGGGCGCGCTCTTTGGCTTTGCGCAGCTCGTACTCGGTGCGCTTGCGCACCACCTCGCCCCGGTGCTCGAGGTAGTAGCGCATCATCTCGAGC includes the following:
- the gyrA gene encoding DNA gyrase subunit A → MSQVLPIEITDEVKQSFINYAMSVIVDRALPDVRDGLKPVQRRILYGAYQDGVLPNRKHVKSAKIVGEVMGKFHPHGDAAIYDTLVRLAQPWNLRYPLIDGQGNFGSLDGDPPAAQRYTEARLSNIGLELLQDLDKETVPFVPNYDGTQEQPEVLPAALPNLLVNGSAGIAVGMATSLPPHNLNEVVDALVLMIDNPEVSLEEVMKVLPGPDFPTGAKLSRRGIKEAYATGRGSLKVRARVRNEDKNGRAMLVFTEIPYQVNKADLIAQIAGLVRNKVIDEISALRDESDRQGLRIAIELKRGSNPQVVLNKLYKHSRLQTSFTVNLLAIVKGEPKVLTLLEMMRYYLEHRGEVVRKRTEYELRKAKERAHILEGLLIALDHIDEVIALIRASQDAAEARSGLMSRFSLTEIQAQAILDMRLQRLVGLERDKLQEEYRELMEEIGRLEAILGDQKRLWRVVKSELLDIKKKYGDQRRTQITEFEEGFSIEDLIEDEPMVITLTSQGFMKRTPLEAYRAQGRGGVGAQAGKTKEEDEAISVFVASMHDTLLIFTNRGRVYGEKVHELPEAGRQARGTHVVSLLPLQEGEEVAALLNVRDLTQEGYFVFATRDGLVKKTEIKEYQNLSSAGLIAINLVENDALVGVAIAQEGDQVMLATQSGQAIRFELSDVRATGRASQGVTGIRFKEGRDDRVVSLVILPKGEEGEVLAVGTYGYGKRTPVSEYPLQGRGGMGVITFNTNEKVGQLAALMRVQGNEDLLVLSRRGIAIRTNVASIAQYGRATSGVKVMNLSDKDEIASAFVIAPQD